The Mobula hypostoma chromosome 5, sMobHyp1.1, whole genome shotgun sequence region CCTACAAGGCTGTTCAACCACTTGATTATGTCAGTTTTCTTTCTATCCCATTATCCTATTGTTGCTATGTACCTGATGCTCAGGGAGTCCTTCACTAACGTGTTGGTTTAAAGGGTCCTGGTTAGACCAGAGATAGAGCACAAGGCCCCCCGAGTTCGTTCTGACTAACGACCTCCATTTACACCAACCTGgattctacccacaaagaaaggGCAATTTGCAGAGGCCAATTACATCGGGGTACGGGAAACCAGGGCACAAGCAGAACGTACAGGCAACCCTGGAGGTCGGGATCGAGTCCGAAGCAGCCGCTCTATCCACTGTGCCACCAGTGTCGCATGGATGTCCTTGAGTTAATTTAATGTGATACATGTGCAGATACTTTCCTCAAAGTTGCAAATTCTCCTGGTAAAGCCTGCACGCTGTGGGACTCAAAATCTGAGCATCAGGGGCCCATCTCAACTCCACCCCATCACAAAGCAAACACTCCAAAGAAGGTCTTGCCTTCCTTTGTGTCCAAATATGTGACCACCTGCTTGGAAACCCTGGAGAAGATCCTGTCGCCGGCCTCCAGTTCGAAGATGGCACCCTGGTAGGAGGTCTTGAACCAGGGGTCACTGTAACGCTGCTGGTGGCAGACAGACTTGGTGGCTTTCAGGAGGATTGTCTCCTCTGGGTAGGAAGGCGAGAGCTTGTGCATGTCATGGCTGAGGAAGATGGTGTTCCCATTGCACTCCCTGGCATAGAAGACCACTTGGGTGTAGATGAAGTATAGGCCGGGCTGCTGGATCAAAAGGCTGTTGTTGGAGAACTCGATGCCGTACGAGAAGGCAATGCCAACATCATCCTGCCAAATCAACTCCTTGGACCGGCCCTTGTCGGGATTCGCTGTGGATTGGCAAAATCcgttagaccgtaagacatatgagcacaattaggccactcAACCCATGAAGTCTTCTCATGTATAATTTATTTCCCCTGTCAACccatatagaccataagaccatacgatataggagtagaattatgccatttggcccaacgagcCTGCTGCAccttttcatcttggctgatccatttccctctcagccccaatctccccatTTCACTTCATGTCCtaactaatgaagaatctatcaacttctgccttaaatatacccacagattgACCTCCCTCttcctaaagaaatttctcctcatctccattctaaatgggcatccctctattctaaggctgtccTCCAGTCTTCGACTCCTGTACCATAGGAAACTACTTTCCTCATATAATCTATCAaggtcttttaacatttgataggtttcaatgagctccccgcCCCCCATCAGTCTTCtgacttccagtgagtacagactcaaagCCATTAAACCCTCCTCATACGatacccctttcattcccagactcAATTCATGAATCTCCCTTGAACACCACGCCCTAGCGGCCAACCGGAAAAtgttcccttcattcccacttttTCCCTCCTTCCAATCAGTTACACAccatccatgctagtgtctttcctgtaataccatgtgctcttaatCTGTTAAGAAGCTTCATGtgaggcatcttgtcaaaggttttctaaaaatccaagtacccaACATCTACCGATTCTCCTCTgttcatcctgcttgttatttcttcaaagaattccaacagatttgccaagtAAGATTTTCCactaaggaaacaatgctgactttagcctattttatcatgcgtcACCATGTATCCTCAaagcacatccttaacaatcaacaccaacatcttcccaaccactgaggtcagactggctggcctataatttttgttttctgtctctctcccatcttgaacaatggagtgacatttgcaattgtccattcctccagaaccatgccagaatccattgattcttgaaggatcattacaaatgcctccacaatctcttcagacacctctttcagaaccgtggggtgtacaccatgtggtccaggtgatttatcttccttcagacctttcagtttcccaaacaccttctccctagtaatgtcaacttcactcatttctgccccttgATGCCCTGAAACTTCCAGAATCATGCTGATATCTTCCacggtgaaaactgatgcaaaaacttattcagttcatctgccatatcaTTGTCTCCCATTTCGACCtctacagcatcattttccagcagtccgtatctactctcacctctcttttacacctcatacatctgaagaaacttttggaatctcttttaatattattgactagcttggctttgtattccatctttaccttcttaatgacttgttTGTTGACTTTTGCTTGTTTTGAAAAGCTtcacaatcttctaacttccctctaatttCTGCTCCATTACATatcctccctttggcttttaagttggctttgacttctcttgacagccatggttgcatcatcctgcctttagaatacttcttcttttctgggatgtatctatccgcaccttccaaatttctcccagaaactgcagccattgctattctgctgtcatccctgctagttttCCCTTGCAATCAATtatggccagttcctctctcatgcttctgtaatttcctctactccattgtaatactgatacatttgacttttagttttttcttctcaaattgcagggtaaatTTTATCACATTATGAtgactggctcctaagggttccttgaaCTTAAACTTTCTAaacaattccggttcattgcacaacaatcaaatcagaatagctgatctcctagtggggTCAAACACCAGCTGCTCTGGAAAAACACCtcctaggcattctacaaattccctctccacactaccaaccaccactattttatcatttcctgtcagtcaccttatagactgacactcctgtgcccagcgtcactatatggacataaaatcaaactatatataaactaacttatgtatgtatatttattatgtttttattgttgtattctttatcttattgttttattgtgctgtattggatccggagtaacgattatttcattctcctttacacttgtttactggaaatgctattaaacaatcttcaatctcGAAAAATATTTGCCGCCAGTTTTGTTCTATCCCCAGTAGGGGCCGGAtcagtccatcagaggcaaagGATGGTCAATCCTATCACTCCATGGTCACAGCTGGCAGCTGTCTACCGTAGCCACGCTTACACTGATTAATGAAACCTCAACAACTGATATGCACACctacataataataaatatgtaTAATATAGTAATAGTTCCTTACCGGTGAGGTGAGCAGCGATTTTCCGTCTCGGGTCGTCTCCCACCTGCTTAATGAGGTGAGGAAAGCCTACAGACAAGAGAGGTTTTGTCAGTGCTGGTGGGAGTAACTCGGAGTGAGAACACACAGAaactgagggagagagagagggagagggaggggggtgtgagagagaaagagagttgagagtggcactctaagtaaatttattatcaaagtatgtacatatcACCATATAGAGCCCTAAGATaaatttttgcaggcatttatacaaaaataaagaaatacaatagaatttatgagaggcacagagagactGACAAATAGAGTGAGAGATAAAGAATGagaaacacacgagattctgcagatgctggaaagcttgagcaacaaacacaaaatacaggagcaatttagcaggtcatgcagcatcttttgaggggaataaacagtcaacatttcaggccttcatcagaactagaaaagaaaggggaagaagccagaataaggtgtgtgtgtgtgtgtgtgtgtgtgtgtgtgtgtgtgtgtgtgtgagagagagagagagagagagagagagagggagagagaagggggatgggaggaggagtacaagttggcaggtgataggtgaggccaggtgaggaggaaagggaaaggtaggtgaggtggggggggggagaagtcgGATCTTgtaggaagctgggaggcgaGAGGGAGGTAGTAAAGAtaaaggactgaaaaagaaggaaattgATAGGAGAGATCAGTGGgtcatggaaggaagggaaggaggagggaaaccagtgggaggtgatgggccagTGAGAAGAAGAAGGAGTGATAGGgtaaccagaatagggaatggaaaaccagagagggggagggggagaaattaagAAAGTTAGggtaatcgatgttcatgccatcaggttggaggttacccagatggaatataaggtgttgctcctctagtGGCCTcaatgtggcagtagaggaggacatgggctgacatgtcggaatgagaatgggattgggtgatgacttCATAAAGAACGAGAGAGTGATGAAGATGGGAGAGAGATCATGAAAGAAAAAGAGATCGACTGATAAAGAGGGAcatgaagaaagagagagagagaaagttatAGATAAAGGAAGAAATGAAGAGGGGGAGAAGATAATGGAAGAGAgacaagggagggagggggagaatgaCAGTGAACAGGAGAGAGTAAAGACAGGGACAAGATAGAAAAGGCGGAGCACAGAAAAGTGAGCAATTAAAGTGAAAAAAGAAACAGTGAGAGATAAAGGGATGAACAGAAAGATAGAGTTGAACAGAGGTAAAGATGGGCGGtgtgaaagagagggagggaaagagaaataATCTGAGAACATTTGAGGGAAAGAATTGGAACAGAAATGGtgggagagagatgatgagagggAGGGCggaaagaggggggaaaaggaGGCAGGAAAAATAAGTGGGGGAATTAGAGAGAGTGAAAGAGGTTGGAGTACAAAGAAAGAGAGGAGGCGGTAGAGAAGAAGTAGAGAACTGACAGAGCAGCGGAGAGgcttgggagagagaggaagactagagggacagagagactggGCGTGGCtgggggacagagagggatgGACAACAGGCAAAGGGACAGGATGGAGAGGGATCTCCCGACAGGAGGAAAAGATCTCCCCTGGTCCAAACGGATGGAGATCTCAGGAAAGTACGAAGGGAGATTTTGGGacgggacagagagagagagagagatcccgAAAGCAGATGGCGAAAGATTCTCGGGACCGGATGGAGAGATCACGGGAACGGGCAGAGGGAGATCCCAGTAACGGACGGAGAGAGATCCCGAGGCCCGTCGGAGGGAGATCCGAGGACTGGACGGTGAGAGATGCCGAGATCAGCCGGAGGAAGAGAGATCCCAAGATTGGACAAGGAAGATCCCAGATTTGGACGGAGGAAGATCGCGATAACGAACGGAGGGGTTATCAGAAATGGACGGAGACGGACGTTGAGACCGGACGGAGGGGAGGGGGTCCCAGGAATGTAAGAAGGGAGATCCCGAGACCGGACGGAGAGGCGATCCCGGGACAGGTAGAGGCATCCCagttcaggagagagagagattccggGACTATTGTGTGGGAGATCCGGAAACAGGTTACTCACCGTTACCTTGAGGAAAGCCGTCCGTCTCTCTCAGGACCGCCCTCTGTGGAAGAACCGAGAGAGCAGGGGGTCAGTGCAGTCCGACATCCCTCAATTTGGAAAACTCCCGCATCCTTCCCCGTTGTTAACCGGAGCCTGACACGACCCTTCTCTCATTCACTCTCTGCAGATAATCGGCACAGCAAACTACCAACATAAACCCGACCCAGATCTGTCCCGTTCTAAACTGCCCCGGTTAACCCTCGAACAGTGACTGGACATAATCTGTCGTTCATCTGCTGAGAATTCTATCATGTTGTTAAAGGACTATTGAATTGGTACGAttatggactcttgacctcaccaaCTATAGTGCCTCGTTataaccttgcaccttattgtctgcctgcactttctctgtaactgtaacactttattctggagTCGCATTGTCTtcccttgtcctacctcaataatgagctgtgtaatgaattgatctggaTGAACAGCGTGCGAGACAAGCTTTTCGCCGTACCTTGGTCCGTGTAACAATAAAGACCCAATTTACCAATTTCTTGACGCCCCCCCTCCCCTCTGATTTTAAACGCTCGCTTTTGTTTTAAGCTAAAGAGCCGGCAGCTTTGCGCCCGAAATTCGCGGTGCGTTCGGCTGTCGAGGGAATTCAGCCAAATGCGGACGGCCGGACCCCTCCTGGCACCTTAAGGCGTAAATGGCAGGAAATTAGAGATGCTCGCGTGTTGAATCCCAACCGGGTTGGACGCAAGACAAAATTACAGTAAAATTCAGGCGGAACCTAAATAATTCTATGTTTAACTGTTGGGGGATACATACCCCGTTTCCCTGTCCCGGTGTGGACGCTCCAACCACGCAGAATAACACATAGGAAGCCACGGCCGCCAGGCACACCGCTGAAACAATGCAGACAATCTTTAGGAAGCGGCCGGCCGCGAAGCCCCGCTTTCCCACTGAGTCGTCAGTGCCGTTCTCAAGCTCGGCTAGCATCCTCTCACTGCTCATCGTCGCGGTTAGGTAGCAGGGATTTCCTGTCGCGTcttctcgcactctctctctctccgtcgaACTGCCTCTCAGCGGCGGCCGTGGGCTGCGGCGTCATTTTAAAGCATCGGCTGGGAATTACCCCCCGAGTCTCCGAGAATCGGTCAGAGGGTGTGCGCTACCCAGAGTGCGGAACCTTTGTGtgtgaaacagagagagagaatgtgtgggaGAGCGGGAGagcgtgtcagtgtgtgtgtgggagagaggctCTGTTTGCGTGTGTGTTTCTGAGAGGGGCAATATGTGTGGGAGGAATActgtgagggagagggaagctGAGAGTGTGTGCGTACGAGAGGGGGTATAGTGAGtgtagggtgagtgtgtgtgtgagcgagagtgagggggtgtgtgtgtgtgtgtgtgtgtgtgtgtgtttgttattgtgtgagagagggaccGAGCCTGTGTTTAAGAGAGAAAGGGGTCAATGTGCGAGAATGTTGCAAAAACGCAGATTGTGTGCAATAGTTTCTGACAGTATGTGTGAATGACAGAGGcagagagtgtgagggaggggcagtgtgtgagtgagagagagaatgcatgttcaggggagggggaagggcagtgagtgtggaaggagaatctacatgtgtgtgagagagggtgtgtgcgtgtgtgtgagaaagTGTGGGAAAGGGCAGACTATGAGATAGTGTCTGTGACagtttgtgtgagagagtgaaagaTAGGGACAGAGTGTGAGAAAATTTGTGTGAGACGGGGACAGTGTGAGTGAGAggagagagtatgtgtgtgatagaaagaaggaatgtgtgtgtaagagagagagaaatagagagactGCACGTGTGAGAAAgtgagggagtgtgagagagCGGGACAGTATGTTTGAGACAggaggagtgtgtgtgagagagagggagagtgactgtgtgtgtgagagagggagagtgactgtgtgtgtaagACAGGGAGACCGTAtgtgagaaagaaagggagactgTGTTTATGTTTGTGTGCATGTGTCTCAGGGAACAagtaggccggctggtggcgcggtggcatcagcgccggactccggagcgaaggctccagAGTTTCAATCCAAGTCGGGCCGCCcgccgagcacgctttccatccgtgccgggttgagcgtcgaactagccactcggcctcgtaaaaaacaaccgttcatatcgtgacccagttaatcctGACACTACGCACCAGACAAGAACAGCTGACTGGTGTGACACGctaggaaggaaggaagggaacaagtgtgtgtgtgtgacgggggtggggggacagTGCGATTCTCAGACAAGGAGAGCATCTGGAAACATATGAGAGGCAGAGTGAGAGTGTAAGAAATGTGGGTGGGTGAAAGTGTCAGAGTGGCATGGATAGAAAATGAGAATATAGAAATGAGTGAGGGAATCAACAAGAAAGACTGAGCTGGAAAAACTGAGACAGAGAGTTTATGAAAGAGTATGGGAGGGAGAAAGTGACGGTGTAAGGTGTGAGAGATGGAGACAGCCTCACTTTCAAACCATTCACCAAAATTCTAATATTCCCATGGTCCCAGATCCAAGCACAAAATGAGCCCCTCTATTCCTTACTGCAAGATTTACAATGGTCTGGGTCTCTCTACACCTCATCCAATACAACAGGTCACAGTGTGTAAAGTCACTTACTCACACAGCACTCCTTCAGTCCACCTCGGACCTAAATTGTCATTACGATGTGCTGAGGTTCACCAGATTCGCCACCCGCtggctcatctctgttctaaagggatatccttctatgctgaagctgtgccctctggttccagacAGCCACACTATTGGgaaaatcctttccacatccactctatctaggcctttcaatatttaataggtttcaaagaggtagcctcctctggaccctctccaatgtcagcatgatTTTTCTGAGATAGAGggtccaaatctgctcacaatactccaaatgccttCTTAAGGCTCAGCAGTTCATCCTTGCATTTAACTAGATTTTCACTTTGGTCTTTTTCAGGGAGCTGGTATCAAGGATCAAcattatttgccatatacatttacatgtattgggAATTTGCTATGGTGCATTGGTCAGAGGGCAGCATGCAATGGGAAACAAAAACATTTAACAATTAAAGGATTACAGTATgtataaaataaagttagaagtacaaACATGGAGCAAAATGTGCATAAGTAGATAATTACAAACATGTATTTATgatgtaaacaacattataaaaagtggtttaaagtgtctaCACTGCAGAGAAGTAATGGGAAATAGAGGGGGAAGGGgctaactggaatggttgatcaggtTACCTACTGGCGGGGGGCGGGGTGCGGTGGAAGAAATGTTTAAGGTGGTGTAATAAATTCTTTTGTTTCAATAGCCTTATAGCATTTTCCAGAAGggaacttttggaaaaggcagtctGCAGCGTGTAGTTTGCATCCTGATGCTTTTGCCATCcaagattgaagattgtttaatgttatttcctgtgtaaaggagaattaaatattTATTACTTGGGATTCGATGCAGCACAAAGGAACATAATAGGATAACGAACACAGCAATCATAACTAAtcacaaaaatataaatacataagatagcttttgTGCATAGATTGAtcgtatgcccataaagtgacgctagatgCAAGAGAGTCTGTACGTAGGTAACTCT contains the following coding sequences:
- the LOC134346436 gene encoding lymphotoxin-alpha-like, which translates into the protein MSSERMLAELENGTDDSVGKRGFAAGRFLKIVCIVSAVCLAAVASYVLFCVVGASTPGQGNGRAVLRETDGFPQGNGFPHLIKQVGDDPRRKIAAHLTANPDKGRSKELIWQDDVGIAFSYGIEFSNNSLLIQQPGLYFIYTQVVFYARECNGNTIFLSHDMHKLSPSYPEETILLKATKSVCHQQRYSDPWFKTSYQGAIFELEAGDRIFSRVSKQVVTYLDTKEGKTFFGVFAL